A genomic window from Flavobacterium johnsoniae includes:
- a CDS encoding endo-1,4-beta-xylanase: MKFIKPYLFVVTTLLTISCTSQKETASLKDAYKNDFYIGTALSVDQIEQKDKKADSLIRKEFNAITAENIMKSMFTHPQKDKYDFALSDKFVAYGEKNKMFIHGHTLIWHSQLAPWMEKIADSTEMKAFMKDHITTIVSKYKGRINSWDVVNEALNDDGTLRQSVFLKTLGDKYLTDAFKLAEKADPKVELYYNDYNIEEPAKRAGAIALIKKIKAEGGKVDGVGIQGHWRLNSPSLEEIEKSILEYSALGIKVAFTELDITVLPNPWDLKGAEISQKFEGSEKMNPYPKALPDSIQNKLAERYESIFKLFLKHKDKISRVTFWGVHDGQSWLNDWPIKGRTNYPLPFDKDLRHKKAYDSILKLKETKE, encoded by the coding sequence ATGAAATTTATTAAACCTTATTTATTTGTCGTCACAACCTTACTGACCATAAGCTGTACTTCGCAAAAAGAAACTGCTTCATTAAAAGATGCTTACAAAAATGATTTCTACATCGGAACTGCTTTAAGCGTAGATCAAATCGAGCAAAAAGACAAAAAAGCAGATTCTTTAATTCGAAAAGAATTTAATGCGATTACCGCAGAAAATATCATGAAGTCTATGTTCACGCATCCGCAAAAAGATAAATACGATTTTGCTTTGTCTGATAAATTTGTAGCGTATGGAGAGAAAAACAAAATGTTTATTCACGGGCATACTTTGATTTGGCATAGTCAATTAGCGCCTTGGATGGAAAAAATTGCTGATAGCACAGAAATGAAAGCGTTTATGAAAGATCATATTACAACAATTGTTTCCAAATACAAAGGCAGAATCAATTCTTGGGATGTTGTCAACGAAGCTTTAAACGACGATGGAACTTTAAGACAATCTGTTTTTTTGAAAACGCTTGGAGATAAATATTTAACTGATGCTTTCAAACTAGCAGAAAAAGCCGATCCAAAAGTCGAGTTATATTATAACGATTATAATATCGAAGAACCTGCAAAAAGAGCTGGAGCAATTGCTTTAATCAAAAAAATAAAAGCCGAGGGTGGAAAAGTTGATGGCGTTGGAATTCAAGGACATTGGCGATTAAATAGTCCGTCATTGGAAGAAATTGAAAAAAGCATTTTGGAATATTCGGCTTTAGGAATTAAAGTTGCTTTTACAGAATTGGATATTACGGTTTTACCAAATCCGTGGGATTTAAAAGGAGCAGAGATTAGTCAGAAATTTGAAGGAAGTGAGAAAATGAATCCGTATCCAAAAGCATTGCCAGATTCAATCCAAAACAAACTCGCAGAACGTTACGAATCGATTTTTAAACTATTTTTAAAGCATAAAGATAAAATAAGCCGAGTAACTTTTTGGGGAGTTCACGACGGGCAATCGTGGTTAAACGACTGGCCGATTAAGGGAAGAACCAATTATCCATTACCATTTGATAAAGATTTAAGACATAAAAAAGCATATGATAGTATTTTAAAGTTGAAAGAAACTAAAGAATAA
- a CDS encoding SDR family NAD(P)-dependent oxidoreductase: MSKKTAIVTGGNSGLGFATAKKLCDNEITTYIIGRSKEKTEDACKEIGENAIPVIFDLNDLKGIPAMIESITKNGSIDILVNNAGINMKKEFTDVTDEDFLSIIHTNLLSVFAVSREVVKNMKENGGGSIINISSMASQYGIPKVIAYSSSKGAIEAMTRAMATELAQFGIRVNCIAPGFIKTKMSSTALDNDPERKNKVLGRTPMGYLGEPSDIADAVYYFALSESKYTTGTVLPVDGGNSIGF, from the coding sequence ATGAGCAAAAAAACGGCAATTGTAACCGGAGGAAATTCGGGATTAGGTTTTGCAACGGCAAAAAAACTTTGTGACAACGAAATCACAACTTATATAATCGGAAGATCAAAAGAAAAAACAGAAGATGCTTGTAAGGAAATTGGCGAAAATGCGATTCCAGTGATCTTTGATTTAAATGATTTGAAAGGAATTCCCGCAATGATTGAAAGTATAACAAAAAATGGATCAATTGATATTTTGGTAAACAATGCCGGAATCAATATGAAAAAAGAATTTACAGATGTGACCGATGAAGACTTTTTATCAATTATCCATACCAATCTTTTAAGCGTTTTTGCTGTGAGTAGAGAAGTAGTAAAAAACATGAAAGAAAACGGAGGAGGAAGTATTATCAACATTAGCTCTATGGCGTCGCAGTACGGAATTCCCAAAGTAATTGCCTATTCATCCAGCAAAGGCGCAATCGAAGCAATGACTCGTGCGATGGCAACAGAATTGGCTCAGTTTGGTATTCGCGTAAATTGTATTGCTCCAGGATTTATAAAAACCAAAATGTCATCAACAGCTTTGGATAACGATCCGGAAAGAAAAAATAAAGTACTGGGAAGAACGCCAATGGGATATTTAGGTGAACCTTCAGATATTGCAGATGCCGTTTATTATTTCGCTTTAAGCGAATCAAAATATACAACAGGTACAGTTTTGCCAGTTGATGGCGGAAACAGTATTGGGTTTTAA
- a CDS encoding alpha-glucuronidase family glycosyl hydrolase codes for MALLKLVFLFFLISFSASAQKDYKLWLQYNVVNNSALVSEYKNNLGGIIVLGNSETIRIAQKELQTGFENMLGTILEIKPNIKGENNLIVGSQLDLSSEIKSELQVDLDKINNEGFIIKTISLKNKKQIIITGKNDVAVLYGVFNFLRILQTNKAVKNLNITDSPKINLRILNHWDNLDRTVERGYAGFSLWNWQKLPGFIDQRYIDYARANASVGINGTVLTNVNANALILTPQYLDKVEALANVFRPYGIKVYLTARFSAPIEIGNLKTADPKDPEVINWWKNKAAEIYKQIPDFGGFLVKANSEGQPGPQNYGKDHVDGANMLADAVAPFGGVIMWRAFVYSEHDANDRAKQAYAEFQPYDGKFKKNVIVQVKNGAIDFQPREPFHPLFGAMPKTPLMMEFQITQEYLGFSTHLVFLPKLFQEVLESDTYQKGKGSTVAKVVDGTLYQNKLTGIAGVANIGNDLNWTGHPFAQANWYGFGRLAWNPHLDSETIADEWLRSTFSNDENFVKPLKNMMIESREAVVNYMTPLGLHHIMDTGHHYGPGPWVSNLSRPEWNPTYYHKADKNGIGFDRSKSGTNAVSQYAPEVAKLFDNLETCPEKDLLWFHHVSWDYKLKNGQTLWNGLALKYQGGVNQVKEMQNVWKKSEKYIDSERFNEVKMLLEIQHEETKWWRDACLLYFQQFSGKELPEAVEKPTQTLEYFKSLKFPFAPGNG; via the coding sequence ATGGCTTTATTAAAACTTGTTTTCCTGTTTTTTTTGATTTCCTTTTCGGCTTCGGCGCAAAAGGATTATAAGCTATGGCTTCAGTATAATGTAGTTAATAATTCTGCTTTGGTTTCAGAATACAAAAACAATCTTGGAGGAATTATTGTTTTAGGTAATTCAGAAACTATTAGAATTGCTCAGAAAGAACTTCAAACAGGTTTTGAAAATATGTTAGGAACTATTCTCGAAATCAAACCAAATATAAAAGGAGAAAACAACCTAATAGTTGGTTCACAATTGGATTTAAGTTCCGAAATCAAATCTGAATTGCAAGTGGATTTGGATAAAATCAATAATGAAGGTTTTATAATCAAAACCATTTCCCTTAAAAATAAAAAGCAGATCATTATTACAGGAAAAAATGATGTTGCTGTTTTATACGGAGTTTTTAATTTTCTAAGAATATTGCAAACGAATAAAGCGGTCAAAAATTTAAACATTACGGATTCTCCCAAAATAAATCTTAGAATCCTGAATCATTGGGACAATCTCGATCGAACTGTAGAACGTGGTTATGCTGGATTTTCACTTTGGAATTGGCAGAAATTGCCTGGTTTTATCGATCAACGTTATATTGATTACGCCAGAGCGAATGCCTCAGTCGGAATTAACGGCACAGTTTTAACAAATGTAAATGCAAACGCTTTAATCCTTACTCCGCAATATTTAGATAAAGTGGAAGCATTAGCAAATGTTTTTAGACCTTACGGAATAAAAGTCTATTTAACTGCAAGATTTTCAGCGCCAATTGAAATTGGAAATTTAAAAACTGCTGATCCAAAAGATCCAGAAGTAATTAACTGGTGGAAAAATAAGGCAGCTGAAATCTACAAACAAATACCAGATTTTGGTGGATTTTTGGTAAAAGCCAATTCAGAAGGACAGCCTGGTCCACAAAACTATGGAAAAGATCATGTCGATGGAGCAAATATGCTGGCTGATGCCGTTGCGCCTTTTGGCGGCGTAATTATGTGGAGAGCGTTTGTGTATTCAGAACATGATGCAAACGATCGTGCTAAGCAGGCTTACGCCGAATTTCAGCCGTATGACGGAAAATTCAAAAAAAATGTAATTGTTCAGGTAAAAAACGGAGCGATTGATTTTCAGCCGAGAGAACCGTTCCATCCGTTATTTGGAGCAATGCCGAAAACGCCTTTAATGATGGAGTTTCAAATTACACAGGAATATTTAGGTTTTAGCACCCATTTGGTTTTTCTACCAAAATTATTTCAAGAAGTTCTAGAATCTGATACCTATCAAAAAGGAAAAGGTTCAACGGTTGCTAAAGTTGTCGACGGCACTTTGTATCAAAATAAACTAACAGGAATTGCAGGTGTTGCCAATATAGGAAACGATTTAAACTGGACAGGACATCCTTTTGCACAAGCAAATTGGTATGGCTTTGGAAGACTAGCTTGGAATCCTCATTTAGATTCAGAAACCATTGCTGATGAATGGTTAAGAAGCACTTTCTCTAACGATGAAAATTTCGTTAAGCCTTTAAAGAATATGATGATTGAATCTCGTGAAGCTGTTGTCAATTATATGACGCCGCTCGGTTTACATCATATTATGGATACCGGGCATCATTACGGGCCTGGACCTTGGGTTTCTAATTTATCAAGGCCAGAATGGAATCCGACCTATTATCATAAAGCCGACAAAAACGGAATTGGTTTCGATCGATCAAAATCAGGGACAAATGCCGTTTCGCAATATGCACCAGAAGTTGCCAAACTTTTTGATAATTTAGAAACCTGTCCAGAAAAAGATCTTTTATGGTTTCATCATGTTTCCTGGGATTATAAATTGAAAAACGGACAAACACTTTGGAATGGATTGGCGTTAAAATATCAAGGAGGCGTAAATCAGGTTAAAGAAATGCAAAATGTCTGGAAGAAAAGTGAAAAGTATATTGACAGCGAACGTTTCAACGAAGTCAAAATGTTGTTAGAAATTCAGCATGAAGAAACAAAATGGTGGCGAGATGCCTGTTTGCTTTATTTTCAACAGTTTTCAGGAAAAGAACTTCCAGAAGCAGTAGAAAAACCAACGCAAACTTTAGAGTATTTTAAATCGTTAAAATTTCCTTTTGCGCCAGGGAATGGATAA
- the uxuA gene encoding mannonate dehydratase, translated as MQQTMRWFGQNDNVKLIDIRQAGATGIVTALHQIPVGDVWTIEAIKERQEIIRNYGLEWSVVESLPVHEEIKRASGNYLQYIENYKISLQNLAKCGIKIITYNFMPILDWVRTNHNFINEDGSGALLYNQDAFTYFDVFLLKRPNSENDYSDAEKEKALQFGNKLAEDEKALLFKNVLLGLPGSKINFTAEQILSLLENYAEIDNQKLRENLIYFLSEVIPIVEKNGQKLAIHPDDPPFSVLGLPRIVSTEADLKTIFSAVPSIANGLCYCTGSLSADPKNNLEKIIDDFGDRIHFLHLRNTIRESETIFRESEHLNGDVKMEIIVEKLLLLMNKTKISLPMRPDHGFLHGVDEETETYPGYSLTGRLKGLAELRGLEIGIAYKLNL; from the coding sequence ATGCAGCAAACCATGCGATGGTTCGGACAAAACGATAATGTCAAATTAATTGATATTAGACAAGCTGGAGCAACCGGAATCGTAACCGCATTGCATCAAATTCCTGTTGGCGATGTCTGGACAATTGAAGCGATAAAAGAAAGACAGGAAATTATTCGTAATTATGGTTTGGAATGGTCAGTAGTCGAAAGTCTTCCTGTTCATGAAGAAATCAAAAGAGCTTCGGGAAATTATCTGCAATATATTGAAAATTATAAAATTAGTTTGCAAAATCTGGCGAAGTGCGGCATCAAAATTATAACCTACAATTTCATGCCGATTTTAGATTGGGTAAGAACCAATCATAATTTTATCAACGAAGACGGAAGCGGAGCTTTATTATACAATCAAGATGCTTTTACTTATTTTGATGTTTTTCTTTTAAAAAGACCAAATTCAGAAAATGATTATTCTGATGCTGAAAAAGAAAAAGCGTTGCAGTTTGGAAATAAATTAGCTGAAGACGAAAAAGCACTTTTATTTAAAAATGTTTTACTAGGATTACCGGGAAGTAAAATCAATTTTACGGCTGAACAGATTTTATCGCTTTTAGAAAATTATGCTGAAATCGACAATCAAAAACTAAGAGAAAACCTGATCTATTTTTTATCAGAAGTGATTCCAATTGTAGAGAAAAACGGACAAAAATTAGCGATTCATCCAGACGATCCGCCGTTTTCGGTTTTAGGACTTCCAAGAATTGTTTCAACAGAAGCTGATTTGAAAACTATTTTTAGTGCTGTTCCTTCAATTGCTAACGGATTATGTTATTGCACAGGTTCTTTAAGTGCAGATCCCAAAAACAATCTGGAGAAAATTATAGACGATTTTGGAGATAGAATTCATTTTTTGCATCTGAGAAATACCATCCGCGAAAGCGAAACCATTTTTAGGGAATCGGAACATTTAAATGGCGATGTTAAAATGGAAATAATTGTTGAAAAATTATTGTTGTTGATGAACAAAACCAAAATAAGTCTTCCAATGCGCCCAGATCATGGTTTTCTTCATGGAGTTGATGAAGAAACAGAAACTTATCCGGGTTATTCGTTGACAGGAAGATTAAAAGGTTTGGCTGAATTGAGAGGTTTAGAAATAGGAATTGCTTATAAGTTGAATTTGTAA
- a CDS encoding glycosyl hydrolase 115 family protein, with translation MCLKIKTSYIILLFSFIGLSANTYAINPEKYVVNQASSENFPLVSKGKIASILVDDKDYAGVLKVAGHLENDLFTVSNLHSKRIKKISEAKDFVVIIGTLGKSKIINQLAQEGKIDANQLQGKWEKFTSQVVENPFKGIKKALVIAGSDKRGTIYGIYDLSNQIGVSPWYYWADVPVKKQSELHVLPGIHSQGEPKVKYRGIFINDEAPALSGWAFEKFGGFNSKFYDKVFELILRMKANYLWPAMWGRMFYVEDPQNAVLADEYGIVMGTSHHEPLTRAHAEWGKANGKWDFNTNSEALVNFWKDGIKRMGNKETIVTIGMRGDGDEPMTEGTAIGLLENIVKTQRNIIAEVTKKPAEETPQMWALYKEVQDYYDKGMTVPDDVTLLLCDDNWGNIRKLPELDAKPRKGGYGIYYHYDYVGGPRNYKWINTNQIERTWEQMDLAYQHGVDKIWIVNVGDIKPMEFPIEFFLDMAWNPEKFNAGNLQEYYVNWAKENFDNQFAEEIAEILKLYTKYNARRKPELLDSKTYSIINYNEADRVVSEYQKLVEKANSINEKLKPEYKDAFYQLVLFPVLASSNLNEMYVATAKNHLYAEQGKTLANDYAEKVKVLFEKDSLLTNYYHTQLANGKWNHMMSQTHIGYDNWQQPDKNVIPKTKKIAPAVQALKMITAEEILKKETSISKKQDLAQAHGFIENDGYISIESENYSKAINSDSVKWTIIPNLGKTSSGVTLKPSNIKPIEISEQSPRLEYDVHFFSKGKIKVNAYFSPTINFKLGDGLKYGISFDDEKPQIMNLNADASEKAWAESVANNIKIITSTHNIEKAGNHILKIYGIDPALVLQKIVIETEEGKVLESYLGPPESFRKE, from the coding sequence ATGTGTTTAAAAATTAAAACTTCATACATAATTTTACTGTTTTCCTTCATCGGACTAAGTGCAAATACGTATGCCATAAATCCAGAGAAATATGTAGTCAATCAGGCTTCTAGTGAAAATTTTCCTTTGGTTTCAAAAGGGAAAATAGCTTCAATTTTGGTTGATGATAAAGATTATGCAGGAGTTTTAAAAGTAGCAGGACATTTAGAAAATGATCTTTTTACGGTTTCTAATTTGCATTCTAAGAGAATAAAAAAGATTTCTGAAGCAAAAGATTTTGTTGTTATAATTGGAACATTAGGAAAAAGCAAAATCATAAATCAATTAGCGCAAGAGGGAAAAATTGATGCGAACCAGCTTCAAGGAAAATGGGAAAAATTTACATCTCAAGTTGTCGAAAATCCGTTTAAAGGAATCAAAAAAGCATTGGTAATTGCAGGTTCAGATAAACGGGGAACGATTTACGGAATCTACGATTTATCGAATCAAATTGGCGTTTCGCCTTGGTATTATTGGGCTGATGTTCCAGTGAAAAAGCAATCAGAATTGCATGTTTTGCCTGGGATTCATTCTCAAGGAGAACCAAAAGTAAAATATCGTGGAATTTTCATCAATGACGAAGCTCCTGCTTTATCTGGCTGGGCATTTGAAAAATTTGGCGGATTCAATTCGAAATTCTATGATAAAGTCTTTGAATTGATTTTAAGAATGAAAGCCAATTATTTATGGCCAGCGATGTGGGGTAGAATGTTTTATGTCGAAGATCCGCAGAATGCTGTTTTGGCAGATGAATACGGAATTGTAATGGGAACTTCACATCATGAACCGTTAACGAGAGCGCATGCCGAATGGGGAAAAGCAAACGGAAAGTGGGATTTTAATACCAACTCAGAAGCTTTGGTTAATTTCTGGAAAGACGGAATTAAACGAATGGGAAATAAAGAAACCATTGTTACAATCGGAATGCGTGGCGACGGCGACGAGCCTATGACGGAAGGAACTGCGATTGGACTATTAGAAAATATCGTAAAAACGCAAAGAAACATTATTGCAGAAGTTACTAAAAAACCTGCTGAAGAAACGCCGCAAATGTGGGCGCTTTACAAAGAAGTTCAGGATTATTATGACAAAGGCATGACTGTTCCCGACGACGTTACACTTTTATTATGCGATGATAATTGGGGAAATATTCGCAAACTTCCTGAACTTGATGCAAAACCTCGAAAAGGCGGTTACGGAATTTATTATCATTATGATTATGTGGGCGGACCAAGAAATTATAAATGGATAAACACGAATCAAATTGAGCGTACTTGGGAACAAATGGATTTGGCATATCAACACGGTGTCGATAAAATTTGGATCGTAAATGTTGGAGATATCAAACCAATGGAGTTTCCGATTGAGTTTTTCTTAGATATGGCGTGGAATCCCGAAAAATTTAATGCAGGAAATTTACAAGAATATTATGTGAATTGGGCAAAAGAGAATTTTGATAATCAATTTGCAGAAGAAATTGCTGAAATTTTAAAATTATATACCAAATATAACGCACGTAGAAAGCCAGAATTGCTGGATTCTAAAACGTATAGTATTATAAATTATAATGAAGCAGATCGAGTTGTGTCTGAATATCAGAAATTGGTTGAAAAAGCCAATTCGATAAACGAAAAGTTGAAACCAGAATACAAAGATGCTTTTTATCAACTGGTTTTATTTCCTGTTTTGGCAAGTTCTAATTTAAATGAAATGTATGTTGCAACGGCTAAAAATCATTTATATGCAGAACAGGGAAAAACTCTGGCAAACGATTATGCTGAAAAAGTAAAAGTATTATTTGAAAAAGATAGTTTACTTACGAATTATTATCATACTCAATTAGCAAACGGAAAATGGAATCATATGATGTCGCAAACGCATATTGGTTATGATAACTGGCAGCAACCTGATAAAAATGTGATTCCGAAAACAAAGAAAATTGCGCCTGCAGTTCAAGCTTTAAAAATGATTACCGCTGAAGAGATTTTAAAAAAAGAGACATCAATTAGCAAAAAACAAGATTTAGCTCAAGCTCATGGTTTTATTGAGAACGACGGTTATATTTCAATAGAGAGTGAGAATTATTCTAAAGCAATAAATTCAGATTCAGTAAAATGGACGATAATTCCGAATCTTGGAAAAACATCATCAGGCGTAACTTTAAAGCCTTCAAATATAAAGCCTATTGAAATTTCGGAACAATCACCACGATTAGAATACGACGTTCATTTTTTTAGTAAAGGAAAAATAAAAGTTAACGCTTATTTTTCGCCCACAATCAATTTCAAACTTGGCGACGGTTTAAAATACGGAATTAGCTTTGATGATGAAAAACCGCAAATTATGAACCTCAACGCAGATGCTTCAGAAAAAGCCTGGGCAGAATCTGTTGCGAATAATATTAAAATCATAACATCGACACATAACATTGAAAAAGCAGGAAATCATATTTTAAAAATTTATGGAATTGATCCCGCATTAGTGCTTCAGAAAATTGTAATTGAAACCGAAGAAGGAAAAGTTTTGGAGTCGTATCTGGGACCGCCAGAGAGTTTTAGGAAGGAATGA
- a CDS encoding LacI family DNA-binding transcriptional regulator: protein MEENKHVTIYDIAERLNLATSTISRALKDHHTISDKTIKKVKKTAEEMGFVPNTLAAGLRGNKTRTIGVLIPTVTQPFLSSLISGIEITAQKSDYTVIIMQSHDSYEEEVNMSKSLYSNRVSGVICSLAMETRDTAHFHQFSNNNIPLVFVDRVPKDYNTFRVVIDNYTAGYKATKHLIEQGCIRIAHLTAGSELGNLYNERKRGYIEALKDHNIEVDEELIINLNSVTYEDGVKASNALFDLKPIPDGLFAPGDILAVSAVQTAKKRGIKVPEEFKVIGFNNDPISQIIDPNLSTITHPAEKMGKAAAEIIIKNLKSSKNDDAKEITFLNTEVLIRESSQK, encoded by the coding sequence ATGGAAGAAAATAAACATGTAACGATTTACGATATAGCCGAACGTCTAAATTTGGCAACATCAACTATTTCACGCGCTTTAAAAGATCATCATACAATAAGCGACAAGACAATTAAAAAAGTAAAAAAAACTGCTGAAGAAATGGGGTTTGTTCCCAATACTTTAGCAGCAGGTTTGCGTGGAAATAAAACAAGAACGATTGGTGTTTTGATTCCAACTGTTACACAGCCCTTTTTGTCTTCACTTATTAGCGGAATCGAAATCACGGCTCAAAAATCAGATTATACGGTAATTATTATGCAATCGCACGACTCATATGAAGAAGAGGTAAATATGTCCAAATCTTTATACAGCAATCGTGTCAGTGGTGTTATTTGTTCTTTGGCAATGGAAACCAGAGATACGGCACATTTTCATCAGTTTTCAAATAATAATATTCCGTTGGTGTTTGTAGATAGGGTGCCGAAAGATTATAATACTTTTAGGGTGGTAATTGATAATTATACAGCAGGTTATAAAGCAACTAAGCATCTTATAGAACAAGGTTGTATTCGTATTGCGCATTTAACAGCTGGCTCAGAATTAGGAAATTTGTACAACGAAAGAAAAAGAGGTTATATAGAAGCCCTAAAAGATCATAATATTGAAGTAGATGAAGAACTGATTATCAATTTAAATTCAGTTACTTATGAAGATGGTGTAAAAGCTAGCAATGCATTATTCGATTTAAAGCCAATTCCTGACGGATTATTTGCGCCAGGAGATATTTTGGCAGTAAGTGCCGTACAAACAGCTAAAAAACGCGGAATAAAAGTTCCGGAAGAATTTAAAGTAATTGGTTTTAACAATGATCCGATTTCTCAGATTATTGATCCTAATTTATCAACCATAACGCATCCGGCCGAAAAAATGGGAAAAGCAGCGGCCGAAATTATTATCAAAAACCTGAAATCATCTAAAAATGATGATGCCAAAGAAATTACCTTTTTAAATACAGAAGTACTCATAAGAGAATCTTCGCAGAAATAA